GGCGAATGTCTCGATGTCGGGTTTGATCTCGGCCATACGGGCTCTACTATCTAGCAATCGTCGAATTATGAGCATCCAGCACCCCACTCGGGCGAATGAGCGCACCCCGGGCAGTTCGGCTTGATGCACCACTCTATCACGCGATCCGACAGAGTGTCAACCCCGCGAGAAACGTGGTTTTTCCTTTTAAGCAAGGCATTTTTCAAACCCGCTCCCGTCCCGCTCAATCACTCGTTTTGTATTCGTAAAACTTCTCGGAAAGCCGAGTCTCGGGTTACGGGAGAAAGCGGCGGAAAATTCCTTTGGCTTTGCCGGCGAGATCACCCCAGTCACCCGGCAAGCGCTGCATGAGCTGCGAAGCACCTCCCAATGAAAACCGCTCATGCACATTCCCTTCCTCGAGCGAGAGGAGGAGTAGTCCGACGACCGTGGCCGAAGCCGGGCCGTCCACATGATCGAGGATGCCACCCAAGGGCTTCGGATAACCGATCTGGGCCGGGAGCCGAAGGTGCCGCTTCGCGAGCTCCACCGCACCCGGGACGAGGATACCCCCGCCCGTGAGCATGACCCCCGCCGGTAAGAGCGCCTCACGCTGGATGCTCTTGAGTTCGAGATTCACGTAATGGAAAATTTCTTCGAGCCGCGCTTCGATGATCTCGGCGACATGGTACCGCGACACCTCATCCATTTCCTGCGAGTCAAATTCGGAGAGATCGATCGCCTCTTTTTTCCCCACCTCGGCAGGGATCGCGTGGCCGTACTGCAGTTTCACCGCTTCAGCGACATCAATCGAGATCCGGAGACCAATCGCGATATCATTGGTGATATGGCTCCCACCAACCGGCAGGACAGCGAGATGCAGGAGATCTCCGTCTTCGAAGACGGCGAGCGACGTCGTGTTGGCACCGATATTCACCATGACCACCCCGAGTTCTTTCTGCTTGGCCGAGAGGATGGCTTCGGCGGAAGCGAGCGGTTCGGCGATGAAGTGATGCGCGGAAATGCCGGCGAGCTCCAGACTGCGGACCAGATTCTTCAGATGATTGCTGCCCGTCCCGATGACGAGTGACGAGAGTTCGAGGCGGACACCTCGGAGGCCCACCGGATCCTTTATCCCACCCTGATCATCGAGGCGATAGTGCTGCGGGACGACATGGAGGATTTCTTTGTTGGGGCCCAGCACGGTACGCGCCTGTGTCTCCTCGACGATGCGGCCGAGATCGTCTTCCGTCACTTCGCCATCCGCTTTACCGACGGCGATGACGCCGATCGCTGACTGGGCAAAGAGGTCTGCTCCCGAAACCGAACAGGCGACGCTGTCGACCGCGGCCCCGGCCATCCGTTCGGCGGCTTCCAGCGCGGCATTGATCGATTTGGCGACTTCTTCAGGCTGGACGACGATGCCCCGCCGGATACCCACCGAAGGGACTGCCCCAACGCCGACGACCTTTACGGGACCGTCATCGCGCGGTAATTCGGCGATAACCGCCCGGACAGTCGCCGAGCCGATGTCGAGGCCGATAGTATAATGTGTTTTCGCCATAAGTATCAAACCGTACCAAAAGAAGAGAGCCACCAGTGCCACTCATGCGCCTCATTATACAGGAAGAAAAACATCCCTGCCACCGACCTTTGGCTAGACGATATGCGGCAGGAAGATGAGCGCTCCGATGATGGCCGCTCCGATCGCGCTGATGAGCACTGATCCGGCGACGAGGTCCTTGATCACCCGAACATACGGGTGAATACGTGGCTTCGTCATATCCAGCATCCGTTCGAACGACGTATTCACGAGCTCGAGCGCGAGAACCAGCACGATAACAAGCGTCAGGATCGCCCGTTCGTCAGAGGAAAGTGGGAAATACCAGGCAAAAAAAGCCACCCCGATAGCGATCGCGAGCTCGATATGAAAATTCCGCTCTTCCCGGATTGCATACGCAATGCCTGCGAGAGCGTGCCGGAAACTGCGAACGAATTTTTGTATACTTACCGGACTCATTGCATCGGCTCTGGAATAATAGGCGCGAGTACATCCGTCACCGCGTCCTGGATATCAAACATCCGCTCCTCATGATCGAATCCGACCAGATGAAGCACGCCGTGGGAAAGCACGTATGTATACTCACGCTTCCATGATACACCATCCTCCTTGGCCGAACGAGCGATGAACTCGGGCGAGAGGATGATTTGACCGAGGTCGATCGCTCCTTTCTTTGGTAGAGCGAGCAATGCGGTCAGTCCTTCGAAATGGCCGAAGGAAAGGATGTCCGTCGGTTGCGTTTTCTTCCGGTAGTCACGGTTGAGCTTGGCGATCTCTGTATCCGTGACACAGGCGACATCTATGATAGCTGTCCGGTCCGGTGTAAATACCTGAGGGAAGGATCGGGTCAGGGTCTCACGGATCACCTTGCGGAGAAAAAATGCCGTCAGCCCATGGAGCGCCTCCTCTCCCCGAAGCGTCAGCTGGATCCGCATACCTAGTGGAGTTTGGCCGAGACGAGCTCTCGGACGATTTCACCATCGGCTTGGCCGGCCACTTCTTTCATCACGGCTCCCATGACACGGCCTATGTCTTTCGCTGTGACACCCGGCATGCCAGCGAGCACACGATCGACGATCTCGGCCACCGCCTCACGCGACAGCTGCGCCGGCAGATAACCCTGGATGAGCGCCAATTCGGCTGATTCTTTCGCCACGAGGTCTTCGCGCTGCGCGGCCTGGTACTGCTCGATACTGTCTTTCCGTTGCTTCACCAGCCGCTTCACGACGTCTTGGACTTGAGCATCCGTAAGCTCCGTGACTGGGGTACGGGCTTCGATCGCCACATTTTTCACGGCACTCTGAAGGAAACGCAACGTATCGCGTTTCACCGTATCCCCGGCCTTCATCGCCAGCTTCAGTTCGTCGCCGATCTGTGTAATGAGAGACATAGAGTTTTGACAGGGCCTTTGAAGATTTCGATGGGACGCGCGAAGCTTTTGAGCAGTAAGCGAGGCGTATCAGGGGCATACGCCAAGCGAACGGCGCAGAAAGCGACAAAGCGGACCGCCGAATCCAAAAGACTTAGCGAATCTTCTTCTTGATGTCACGCAGCGCATCATCATCGAACTTCCCAAGCTTTTTCAAGCGACCGATCTCTTTCCTGATCTTCACTTTGTAGAGCGCCTCGTCGCGGCGCTTGGGACGACTCTGTTCCTCTTGGCGGAAACGGAGTTTACGGACACGTTTCAACACGCCCGACTGCTGGACGCGGCGTGAAAAACGCCGGATGAGACTTTCCGCGGTTTCCTTCTCTTTTCGTTTGATGTGAATCATAGTGACCTCCTTTCTCTGTTACGCGTTTACTCTTCGAGAGAGCTCGCGTGCTCGGGTTCGTTCCACAGAACGGACACAGACACGGGATACCTCTTTTATCTCACGGGGTTTACCCTGTGTAATTCCGCCGAGCGGACCGGCCAGAGCCGGATTACACAGGGCGAATATTCTCCGTCAGTCGCGCGCCACCAATGAGATGGAGATGGAGATGCGGCACCTCCTGTCCCCCATGTTCCCCCACGCGAAAGAGCAGCTTATACCCACTTTCTGCAATCTGCAAGTCTCGGGCGACATCGCGCGCCACCCGAAACATCCGGCCCACCATCGGCACATCTTCATCGGCCAGGGTAGCGATCGAGACAATTACTTTCTTCGGGACGATGAGCACATGCACAGGGGCGATCGGGGCGACATCGTAGAAAGCCATGATCTCATCATCCTCGTAGAGAAACTCTTTGGGGATTTCCCGGTCGCGAATTTTCTCAAAGACCGTCTTCATGATGGGTTATTCCTTGGCTTTATTGCGCTTCTCTTTTTCGAGACGTTCCTTTTCCTCTTCCTCTTCGTCGTCCTCATCCGGCTTCGGGAGGGCGATGCCGTTGGGTCCCATGAGTGCCGTGTTAGTTCTCAGGATCTTCTTGGCGGCTTCGACGAGCTTGTCTTGTATGACCGTCTCCTGCGTCCCGGAGACCATGTCCTTCACGATCGCCGTGCCGTCGAGCGCCTCTTTCTGTCCGATGATGATAGTGACTTCGACGCCGATGCGGTGCGCGACACGGAGCTGCGACTTCAGAGTCCCACGACCGAACGATTCTGCGATGAGAATACCATTTTTTTCAAGGTCGGCGAAGAGTCGGAGTGATTTCTTCTTGGCCATATCACCAAGCTGAGCGAGAAAAACTCGAGGTTTCGGCTCCACATACGGCTTCACCTGGGTACGCTTCATCTCCAGGATGATGCGATCGAGCCCGAGACCGAAGCCGATGGCGGGCGTCGCTTCGCCGCCGAGCGCCTGGACGAGACGGTCATAGCGGCCGCCGCCGCCGAGCGAGTAGGTCCGCCCCTCTTTGTCGGTTGAGCGGATCTCGAAGACAGTGCGCGTATAGTAATCGAGACCACGGACAAGACGGGTGTTGATGACATACGGAAGCTCAAGCTCGTCGAGGTATTCGAGAAGCCGCTTGAAGTGGTCGCGGGATTCCTGATCGAGATAGTCGAGCGACTGCGGCGCATGGGTCGTGATCTGGATACACTTCTCCTCCTTGCAGTCGAGGATGCGCATTGGATTGGTGGCGAGACGCTCTTTGCAGTTCTGGCAGAGCCGGTGCTTCTGGCTCTCCAGGTATCGGACAAGTACTTTCTCATAGTCGCGGCGTGATTCCGGCGTCCCAATGGAATTCACCTGAAACTCGATATTCTTCAGCCCGAGATCGCGGACCACACGGAACGCGAGCTGGATCACCTGGGCATCGAGGATCGGATCCTCTTCGCCAAAGACATCAAAGTTCGCCTGGGTGTGCTCACGGTAACGCCCCTCCTGTGGACGATCGTAGCGGAAGAGCGACCCCATAGAGAACAGCTTGATCGGCTTCGGCAAGACGCTCATCCCGTGCTCGATATAGGCACGGCATAATCCTGCCGTCATTTCTGGCCGGAGGGCGACCCGGTCGCCGCCACGCGTATTGAAGACATACATCTCCTTGTCGATGATATCCGTCCCTTCGCCGAGCGTCCGGAGATAGAGATGAGCAAACTCGACCATGGGGAGATCGATACGGCGATACCCGTATTCGAGCTGAGCATGTCCGAGGATACGGCGCACCCGCTCCCAATACGGCTGTTCGTCCGGCAGGATATCCCGCATCCCGCGAAGTGCCTGGAGGAGGATTTCTTCCTGTGGCACCACCGACGTCGGAGCGACCTTTTTGGCTGATTCAGATACCGCCGGCGGCACCGCTTTCCGGGCGGGCGCGACACTCCGAACCGAGGCTTTCGTTTTCTTCGTAGCCGAGGTCTTCTTCGTTTCCTTTGTCTTCATTGTCTTGGCCATACGCGTGGGATTAAAATAGGACTATTGAAACACCTGCGGGCATCAATATAGCGTCAGTTCGGAAACTGGCCAGGCTCTGAGGAGCACCCGCCCGATAACCGCTGTTTTCTTGATCGGACCGAAGACGCGCGAATCATAGCTGAAGGCTCGATTGTCACCCATGACAAAGTATTCATTGTCGGCGACCTTGGTGGCACCTAAGTCTGAAGTTTTCACGGCAGCATCGAGATAGGCGGATTCATCGAGTGCGTAGCCGTCCGGATGTACATGGTTGTAAATATATACTCTGCCATTCTTGATTTCGACGGTTTCTCCTGGCAGGCCGATGACTCGCTTGATAAAGAACTGGGATGGATCACGCGGGAAACGGAAGACGATCGGTTCCTGACGGCTGAGATCGCGGAACGGATTGGTCTCGATATTTACCAGCGGGATTTTCGTGTGCTTCAGTCCAAACTCACTAATGACGAGATACTCCCCATCATCGAAATTCGGCTCCATCGACGACCCCTGAACGAAAAACGGTTGGAACAAAAAGGCTCGAATCGGTATAATGACGACCGCGGCCAAGACGAGGATCTTCACCATTTCGAGTAACAACGCGCTCGTTGAGAGGTACTCTTCATCTGGTTCGACCGGAGTCGACGCCGTAGAGACAGATATTTTTTCCGACATAGGTAGTCCGAAGAATCAAAGGGCCAAGGGAGGATAAAGATGCTATCGTTGAAGTGGCCGAACAAGCAACAAGCTAATACCGACAATAAAACAACCCGATTGTACCACCAATTCAACCCGAAATCAAGAGCGAAATAAGGCTTACTCAAAGCAATGCACCCGAATCAGACCGAGAAAAATCTGGCCACATCCCGACCCAAGGGCTTCTCGCTCGGGCAAGCCCCCGTCGAAGCCCCGGAACGGCTGGAGCACCGTTCCCATCGGCACGCTCTTCCGATCATCGCTCTCGGAATCGTGCTCGTCGTCGCTGGTATCTCGATCGTCATCGGCACTCGCTTCACACAGTCCCTCCATTTCGAAAATCATGAACTCTCCTTCTTCCAGGGGATGCGCATCATCGGTGACTCATTCCTCGGCACGGGCCAAGCGCTCTCCGGCGAATCAGAGGGTCGGATAAACATCCTCCTCCTCGGGCGCGCTGGCGAACAATACCCCGGCCGCAACCTGACCGATACTGTTATGCTCCTCTCGCTCGATATGGAGAAGAAGCGTGCCGGACTCCTCTCACTCCCCCGCGACCTCTTCGCTCCGATTCCCGGCACCGGACTTTCGACCAAACTGAATTCGCTCTATCAGATCGGGATCAATGATGGTGTCGGCACCGAGATCCTGCGCAAGAGCGTCGCCGAAATAACCGGCCTCCCGATCCACTACTCTGTGATGATCGATTTCGATGGTTTCGAACGCATGATTGACGCCCTGGGCGGCATCCGAGTCGACGTCCAGCGCGATATTCATGATGAACGCTATCCGGGCAAGAATTACAGTTATGAAACCTTTGAGCTCCGGAAAGGCTGGCAGAAACTCGATGGTAAAACGGCCTTGAA
This is a stretch of genomic DNA from Candidatus Moraniibacteriota bacterium. It encodes these proteins:
- a CDS encoding diacylglycerol kinase family protein, whose protein sequence is MSPVSIQKFVRSFRHALAGIAYAIREERNFHIELAIAIGVAFFAWYFPLSSDERAILTLVIVLVLALELVNTSFERMLDMTKPRIHPYVRVIKDLVAGSVLISAIGAAIIGALIFLPHIV
- a CDS encoding GatB/YqeY domain-containing protein, with the translated sequence MSLITQIGDELKLAMKAGDTVKRDTLRFLQSAVKNVAIEARTPVTELTDAQVQDVVKRLVKQRKDSIEQYQAAQREDLVAKESAELALIQGYLPAQLSREAVAEIVDRVLAGMPGVTAKDIGRVMGAVMKEVAGQADGEIVRELVSAKLH
- a CDS encoding histidine triad nucleotide-binding protein, which encodes MKTVFEKIRDREIPKEFLYEDDEIMAFYDVAPIAPVHVLIVPKKVIVSIATLADEDVPMVGRMFRVARDVARDLQIAESGYKLLFRVGEHGGQEVPHLHLHLIGGARLTENIRPV
- a CDS encoding histidine--tRNA ligase, which produces MAKTMKTKETKKTSATKKTKASVRSVAPARKAVPPAVSESAKKVAPTSVVPQEEILLQALRGMRDILPDEQPYWERVRRILGHAQLEYGYRRIDLPMVEFAHLYLRTLGEGTDIIDKEMYVFNTRGGDRVALRPEMTAGLCRAYIEHGMSVLPKPIKLFSMGSLFRYDRPQEGRYREHTQANFDVFGEEDPILDAQVIQLAFRVVRDLGLKNIEFQVNSIGTPESRRDYEKVLVRYLESQKHRLCQNCKERLATNPMRILDCKEEKCIQITTHAPQSLDYLDQESRDHFKRLLEYLDELELPYVINTRLVRGLDYYTRTVFEIRSTDKEGRTYSLGGGGRYDRLVQALGGEATPAIGFGLGLDRIILEMKRTQVKPYVEPKPRVFLAQLGDMAKKKSLRLFADLEKNGILIAESFGRGTLKSQLRVAHRIGVEVTIIIGQKEALDGTAIVKDMVSGTQETVIQDKLVEAAKKILRTNTALMGPNGIALPKPDEDDEEEEEKERLEKEKRNKAKE
- the ftsA gene encoding cell division protein FtsA, producing the protein MAKTHYTIGLDIGSATVRAVIAELPRDDGPVKVVGVGAVPSVGIRRGIVVQPEEVAKSINAALEAAERMAGAAVDSVACSVSGADLFAQSAIGVIAVGKADGEVTEDDLGRIVEETQARTVLGPNKEILHVVPQHYRLDDQGGIKDPVGLRGVRLELSSLVIGTGSNHLKNLVRSLELAGISAHHFIAEPLASAEAILSAKQKELGVVMVNIGANTTSLAVFEDGDLLHLAVLPVGGSHITNDIAIGLRISIDVAEAVKLQYGHAIPAEVGKKEAIDLSEFDSQEMDEVSRYHVAEIIEARLEEIFHYVNLELKSIQREALLPAGVMLTGGGILVPGAVELAKRHLRLPAQIGYPKPLGGILDHVDGPASATVVGLLLLSLEEGNVHERFSLGGASQLMQRLPGDWGDLAGKAKGIFRRFLP
- the lepB gene encoding signal peptidase I, which gives rise to MSEKISVSTASTPVEPDEEYLSTSALLLEMVKILVLAAVVIIPIRAFLFQPFFVQGSSMEPNFDDGEYLVISEFGLKHTKIPLVNIETNPFRDLSRQEPIVFRFPRDPSQFFIKRVIGLPGETVEIKNGRVYIYNHVHPDGYALDESAYLDAAVKTSDLGATKVADNEYFVMGDNRAFSYDSRVFGPIKKTAVIGRVLLRAWPVSELTLY
- the ybeY gene encoding rRNA maturation RNase YbeY; its protein translation is MRIQLTLRGEEALHGLTAFFLRKVIRETLTRSFPQVFTPDRTAIIDVACVTDTEIAKLNRDYRKKTQPTDILSFGHFEGLTALLALPKKGAIDLGQIILSPEFIARSAKEDGVSWKREYTYVLSHGVLHLVGFDHEERMFDIQDAVTDVLAPIIPEPMQ